The following proteins are co-located in the Komagataeibacter sp. FNDCF1 genome:
- a CDS encoding sodium:solute symporter gives MNTLSIPDHAATGVFVFCFVATIVLGSTVRLWRPLLNRRRATTSHTADEEWGLGGREFGAWVTWFLVGGDFYTAYTVIAVPALVYSTGGFGFFALPYTIIVYPFIFAVMPRLWTIARDGGHATAADIVRARFGSRTLELAVALSGLVAVLPYIALQLIGIRTVIEALGLTGMLPLLIAFVSLAAYTWLGGLHAPALTAFIKDIMIYIAVLAAVIIVPIHLGGYGAMFHAAARHLPPVPDGHIVAQGQTVPYATLALSSAFAAFLYPHTLTGILAAKSADTIRQNAVFLPVYTIVLGLIALLGLMAHAAGIVTTSSSQVVPQLFLAIFPSWFAGFCFAAIAVGALVPASVMAIGAANLIMHNILPGRGESVTGSRIAGFGVKVGALICVMFLNARFAIDLQLLGGVIILQTFPALIMGLLPLRLPAPALVAGWVIGSVSGLGLCWMDGLKPVHPVAFAGFSASVSTGLLALAINIAVTFALGSVIRIALGASPATLRTGPGLRR, from the coding sequence ATGAATACACTGTCCATTCCCGATCATGCCGCCACTGGCGTGTTCGTCTTCTGTTTTGTCGCCACCATCGTGCTGGGCAGTACCGTCCGGCTGTGGCGGCCGCTGCTGAACCGGCGCAGGGCCACAACCAGCCACACGGCGGATGAAGAATGGGGGCTGGGCGGCCGTGAATTCGGCGCCTGGGTCACATGGTTCCTGGTGGGGGGGGATTTCTATACCGCCTACACCGTGATTGCCGTGCCCGCCCTTGTCTATTCCACGGGGGGATTCGGCTTCTTCGCACTGCCCTACACCATTATCGTCTATCCGTTCATCTTCGCGGTCATGCCCCGGCTGTGGACCATTGCGCGCGATGGCGGCCATGCCACGGCGGCCGATATCGTGCGTGCGCGTTTTGGCAGCCGGACGCTGGAACTTGCGGTGGCGCTGAGCGGGCTGGTCGCGGTACTGCCCTATATCGCATTGCAGCTTATCGGCATCCGCACCGTGATCGAGGCGCTGGGCCTTACCGGCATGCTGCCGCTGCTCATCGCCTTTGTCTCCCTTGCCGCCTATACTTGGCTTGGCGGGCTGCATGCACCGGCCCTGACCGCCTTTATCAAGGATATCATGATTTATATCGCGGTACTGGCGGCCGTCATTATCGTGCCAATCCATCTGGGTGGGTACGGCGCCATGTTCCATGCGGCGGCCCGCCACCTGCCCCCCGTGCCGGACGGGCATATCGTCGCACAGGGGCAGACGGTGCCCTATGCCACGCTTGCGCTGTCATCCGCCTTTGCCGCGTTCCTGTACCCGCACACCCTGACGGGCATCCTGGCCGCGAAATCCGCCGATACGATCCGGCAGAACGCGGTCTTCCTGCCGGTCTATACCATCGTGCTGGGACTGATCGCGCTACTGGGGCTGATGGCGCATGCGGCGGGCATTGTCACCACATCGTCATCACAGGTGGTGCCGCAGCTTTTCCTGGCCATCTTTCCGTCATGGTTCGCCGGTTTCTGCTTTGCGGCAATTGCCGTTGGCGCGCTGGTACCGGCCTCGGTCATGGCCATCGGCGCGGCCAACCTGATCATGCACAACATCCTGCCCGGCCGAGGCGAATCGGTAACCGGGTCAAGGATTGCAGGATTCGGGGTCAAGGTCGGTGCGCTGATCTGCGTGATGTTCCTGAATGCCCGATTCGCAATCGACCTGCAGCTGCTGGGTGGCGTCATCATCCTGCAGACATTTCCCGCACTGATCATGGGACTGCTGCCGCTGCGCCTGCCCGCACCGGCGCTGGTGGCGGGGTGGGTCATCGGGTCGGTCTCGGGGCTGGGACTTTGCTGGATGGATGGTCTCAAACCGGTTCATCCCGTGGCCTTCGCAGGCTTCTCGGCTTCGGTTTCCACCGGGTTGCTGGCGCTGGCCATCAATATTGCCGTCACCTTCGCACTGGGATCGGTCATCAGGATTGCCCTTGGGGCCTCCCCCGCCACCCTGCGTACGGGGCCCGGCCTGCGGCGGTAG
- a CDS encoding Rrf2 family transcriptional regulator — MRLTLHTDYALRTLVYLGVHADRLASIREVALVYGISENHLVKIIHKLGQGGFVETIRGRNGGLRLGRPATSILIGDVVRHTEEDLALVACMHPAGRCDSARKTCILADACHLRGVLGKALGSFVAVLDRYTLADVITDSERLRLRAPTAM; from the coding sequence ATGCGCCTGACCCTGCATACCGATTATGCCCTGAGAACACTGGTGTACCTGGGCGTCCATGCCGATCGCCTCGCCTCCATCCGTGAGGTTGCGCTTGTGTACGGCATTTCGGAAAACCATCTGGTCAAGATCATCCACAAGCTGGGACAGGGCGGCTTTGTCGAAACCATCCGGGGCCGCAACGGTGGCCTGCGGCTGGGCCGGCCCGCCACGTCCATCCTCATCGGGGATGTGGTGCGCCATACGGAAGAAGACCTGGCGCTGGTCGCCTGCATGCACCCCGCCGGGCGCTGCGACAGCGCGCGGAAAACCTGCATACTGGCCGATGCCTGCCATCTGCGCGGCGTGCTGGGGAAGGCGCTGGGGTCCTTTGTCGCGGTGCTCGATCGTTACACCCTTGCCGATGTCATAACGGACAGCGAACGCCTGCGCCTGCGTGCCCCCACCGCAATGTGA
- a CDS encoding B12-binding domain-containing radical SAM protein — translation MSKTDLKLLIIQPSHYRSKTDRTIFKTRRRQMVPLALPYLAALTPPEWTVTLLDEQLEDIDFDVPVDVVALTAWTLHSPRAYDIAAAFRRRGVKVLMGGPHVFFYADEAAEYCDAVGVGEAEPIWRTMLEDAAADRLQKIYRATPLKELNDLPPPRYDLLDLKKFGPFRTFAVQSSRGCPFVCDFCSERFYLGGRYRWRPVDQMVDELERIKNKGSHFFFGESNFGGKKSRAMELMEGLVPLKIRWSTLWSSNLCLDTSFLDLARRSGVMHVNIGIESIDEEMLQGMKKGWNKASRYGEMFDNLRRRDISYSLNFIFGYDDEHPDVYEATLSFLEAHKVPAAYFNILTPTRGTALFERMKKADRIIDPDDIDRWPGQVCHIWPKNCTPVQMEQRIQNMYRKFYSMRSMVHRLPFPRTRSDMSSWILNMAERRMAFSSTGNNDFDIY, via the coding sequence ATGTCAAAGACAGACCTAAAGCTGCTGATCATCCAGCCCTCGCATTACCGTTCCAAGACCGACCGGACCATTTTCAAGACCAGACGACGACAGATGGTACCACTGGCGCTGCCATACCTTGCCGCCCTGACCCCGCCGGAATGGACTGTCACCCTGCTGGACGAACAGCTGGAGGATATCGACTTCGACGTGCCGGTCGATGTGGTGGCGCTGACCGCCTGGACCCTGCATTCCCCACGCGCCTACGATATCGCGGCCGCATTCCGTCGCCGGGGGGTCAAGGTGCTGATGGGCGGGCCGCATGTCTTCTTCTATGCCGATGAGGCGGCCGAATATTGTGACGCCGTGGGCGTGGGCGAAGCCGAACCCATCTGGCGCACGATGCTGGAAGATGCAGCCGCCGACCGGCTGCAGAAGATCTACCGTGCCACGCCGCTCAAGGAACTCAACGACCTTCCGCCACCGCGTTACGACCTGCTGGACCTGAAGAAGTTCGGGCCTTTCCGCACATTTGCCGTGCAATCTTCGCGCGGGTGTCCGTTCGTGTGCGATTTCTGTTCGGAGCGCTTCTATCTTGGCGGCCGCTATCGCTGGCGCCCGGTGGACCAGATGGTGGACGAACTGGAGAGGATAAAGAACAAGGGCAGTCATTTCTTCTTTGGTGAAAGTAATTTCGGCGGCAAGAAAAGCCGCGCGATGGAACTGATGGAAGGTCTGGTGCCGCTGAAGATCCGCTGGTCCACCCTGTGGTCGTCCAATCTATGCCTCGATACCAGCTTCCTTGATCTGGCCCGGCGCAGCGGCGTGATGCATGTCAATATCGGTATTGAAAGCATCGACGAGGAAATGCTTCAGGGCATGAAAAAGGGGTGGAACAAGGCCAGCCGCTACGGGGAGATGTTCGATAACCTGCGCAGGCGTGACATCAGCTATTCGCTCAACTTCATCTTCGGCTATGATGACGAACACCCCGATGTGTACGAGGCGACGCTCTCCTTCCTGGAGGCGCACAAGGTCCCGGCCGCCTATTTCAACATCCTGACCCCGACCCGGGGCACCGCCCTGTTCGAGCGGATGAAGAAGGCGGACCGCATCATCGACCCCGATGACATCGACCGCTGGCCGGGGCAGGTGTGCCATATATGGCCCAAGAACTGCACGCCGGTACAGATGGAACAGCGTATCCAGAACATGTATCGCAAATTCTACAGCATGCGTTCCATGGTCCATCGCCTGCCATTCCCGCGCACGCGTTCGGACATGTCATCATGGATCCTGAACATGGCGGAACGGCGCATGGCCTTTTCATCTACGGGAAACAATGATTTTGATATCTACTGA
- a CDS encoding alpha-keto acid decarboxylase family protein, which yields MRGSIGSMLLDRLRHIGVSRIYGVPGDYNLEFLELIERTPGITFIGTCNELNAAYAADGDARLAGIGAVLVTYGVGDLSALSAVAGACAEGVPVVVISGMPPWHAIQSRALVHHTLADGNYDNVMTCYQQFVAATARLHPASAVAETDRVLHAVQTLRRPVYIQFPSDICYVEVDVPAPLPAALMSDPRLVSRAADRVVQRIRQARQPVVLVDGMVRQYGLAERVQQLCAQYGIPYAALSTARTIMPESGREWLGAYGGRASAPHVADYVQGADCVIGLGIRFVDSTSGYFSQQVGSDALVDIQPFSLTCDGENFQGMTAPDLLDAVLQKLAALPHARARLPLQPAPVAAPATQAWEQAAFWPRVEAFLRPGDVVVADNGSSMVAMLQARLPAGCSLLVQPVWAAIGYSLPACLGACLAAPHRRHVLFIGDGSFQMTAQELSTLLRHGCNVTIFLINNGGYTIERMILGPQAAYNDIANWDYARLPAAFGPDAVPLSLKVDSVAELDVALEQAGRHQGIAFVEVGFTPMDAPPAMATMGAAVRRYDYGIETPDQI from the coding sequence ATGCGCGGATCAATCGGAAGTATGCTGCTGGACAGGCTCCGGCATATCGGTGTTTCGCGCATTTATGGTGTGCCCGGTGACTACAATCTCGAATTCCTTGAACTGATCGAACGTACGCCGGGTATCACGTTCATCGGTACCTGTAATGAACTCAATGCGGCCTATGCGGCGGATGGCGATGCACGGCTGGCTGGCATTGGCGCGGTGCTGGTCACGTACGGGGTGGGGGACCTGTCGGCCCTGTCCGCCGTGGCGGGCGCATGTGCCGAAGGCGTGCCGGTGGTGGTGATTTCCGGCATGCCGCCGTGGCATGCCATCCAGTCGCGCGCGCTGGTGCACCATACGCTCGCCGATGGCAATTATGACAACGTCATGACCTGCTACCAGCAGTTTGTCGCGGCGACGGCCCGCCTGCACCCCGCCAGCGCCGTGGCCGAGACGGACCGCGTGCTCCATGCCGTGCAGACCCTCAGGCGGCCAGTTTATATCCAGTTTCCATCCGATATCTGTTATGTCGAGGTGGATGTTCCCGCGCCGCTCCCTGCGGCCCTGATGTCCGACCCCCGCCTTGTCAGTCGTGCCGCGGACCGTGTCGTGCAGCGGATCAGGCAGGCCCGTCAGCCGGTGGTGCTGGTCGATGGCATGGTGCGGCAGTATGGCCTGGCGGAGCGCGTGCAGCAGTTATGCGCCCAGTACGGCATTCCCTACGCCGCCCTGTCCACCGCGCGCACCATCATGCCGGAGTCCGGGCGTGAATGGCTGGGGGCCTATGGCGGCCGTGCTTCCGCCCCGCATGTGGCCGATTACGTGCAGGGGGCCGATTGCGTGATCGGGCTGGGTATCAGGTTCGTTGATTCCACGTCCGGCTATTTTTCGCAGCAGGTGGGCAGCGATGCGCTGGTCGATATCCAGCCTTTCAGCCTGACCTGCGATGGAGAAAACTTTCAGGGCATGACCGCGCCCGACCTGCTGGATGCGGTCTTGCAAAAACTGGCGGCCCTGCCGCATGCGCGCGCCCGGTTGCCGCTACAGCCGGCGCCCGTGGCGGCCCCCGCCACGCAGGCATGGGAACAGGCTGCGTTCTGGCCCAGGGTCGAGGCGTTCCTGCGTCCGGGCGATGTGGTGGTGGCGGATAACGGTTCGTCCATGGTGGCCATGCTGCAGGCGCGCCTGCCAGCCGGGTGCAGCCTGCTGGTGCAGCCGGTGTGGGCTGCCATCGGCTATTCCCTGCCGGCGTGTCTGGGCGCGTGTCTGGCAGCACCCCACCGGCGGCATGTGCTGTTCATTGGTGATGGATCGTTCCAGATGACCGCGCAGGAACTCTCGACCCTGCTGCGGCACGGATGCAATGTCACGATCTTCCTGATCAATAATGGTGGCTACACCATCGAGCGGATGATCCTTGGGCCACAGGCGGCCTATAACGACATTGCCAACTGGGATTATGCGCGCCTGCCAGCGGCCTTCGGCCCCGATGCGGTGCCGCTGTCGCTTAAGGTCGACAGTGTCGCGGAACTGGATGTGGCGCTGGAGCAGGCCGGGCGACATCAGGGCATTGCGTTTGTGGAGGTAGGTTTCACCCCCATGGATGCTCCCCCCGCGATGGCGACAATGGGGGCGGCGGTGCGCCGGTACGATTATGGAATCGAAACCCCCGACCAGATCTGA
- a CDS encoding DUF3311 domain-containing protein produces the protein MKKTLFLLLPFAGLLWVPLYNRHDPSLFGFPFFYWYQLAWVPVTSVLIWMAWKSDRQS, from the coding sequence ATGAAGAAAACCCTGTTCCTTCTGCTGCCTTTTGCGGGGCTCCTGTGGGTGCCGCTCTATAACCGGCATGACCCGAGCCTGTTCGGTTTCCCGTTTTTCTACTGGTACCAGCTTGCCTGGGTGCCGGTCACCTCCGTCCTTATCTGGATGGCCTGGAAGTCGGACCGTCAGTCATGA
- the ppdK gene encoding pyruvate, phosphate dikinase — MTKWVYSFGSGLNEGRADMRNLLGGKGANLAEMAANGLPVPPGFTITTEVCSAFYENGRKYPDALKAQVDAALQRIEQSMGLRFGDPEAPLLVSVRSGARVSMPGMMDTVLNLGLNDQTVEGLARSSGDERFAWDSYRRFIQMYGSVVMGVPHHHFEDVLEQFKRASKVEDDTAITAGQWRTIVVDYHHIITTHTGTAFPTSPQDQLWGAIGAVLGSWMNPRANTYRKLHEIPASWGTAVNVQSMVFGNMGDDCATGVCFTRDPSTGENIFYGEYLINAQGEDVVAGIRTPQPMACARAEAGQHPMETALPQAYGELLRVRSILETHYKDMQDIEFTVQRNVLYILQTRNGKRTAAAALKIAIDMAREGLITQEEAIQRVPAASLDQLLHPTLDPRAERVQLTRGLPASPGAAAGAVVFTAEECEARAAKGEDVILVRIETSPEDVHGMHAARGVLTTRGGMTSHAAVVARGMGRVCVAGAGSIHVDYAAGTMTVGPHTVAQGEWITLDGGTGAVYLGRVPTIEPVLSDDFNTLMGWADAVRRLGVRANAETPDDARTARRFGAEGIGLARTEHMFFGPDRIGFVRQMIIADEESVRQKAIAALLPFQRDDFASLFRIMAGLPVTVRLLDPPLHEFLPHADAEMAEVAQALGKSVDDVRARCAALAETNPMLGHRGCRLGLTSPEIYAMQVRALIQAAVLVEKELGRPIHPEIMIPLVATKAELATTRRAAEDEIARVLQEEGTNLNYSIGTMIELPRAALQADQIAEYADFFSFGTNDLTQTTFGLSRDDAGSFLPYYVDHGLLPRDPFVSIDRDGVGALVRLGVERGRQTAPDLKLGICGEHGGDPDSIAFFDEVGLDYVSCSPFRVPVARLAAAQAALATRQKTTSPA, encoded by the coding sequence ATGACCAAATGGGTTTACAGCTTCGGAAGTGGCCTGAACGAAGGGCGCGCGGACATGCGCAACCTCCTGGGTGGCAAAGGCGCCAATCTGGCCGAAATGGCGGCGAATGGCCTTCCGGTGCCGCCAGGCTTTACCATTACGACGGAAGTCTGTTCGGCCTTTTATGAAAATGGCCGGAAATATCCCGATGCGCTGAAGGCGCAGGTGGATGCCGCCCTGCAGCGCATCGAGCAGTCGATGGGCCTGCGCTTTGGTGACCCCGAAGCCCCGCTTCTGGTCTCGGTACGGTCGGGTGCGCGCGTGTCCATGCCGGGCATGATGGATACCGTGCTCAATCTGGGCCTGAATGACCAGACGGTTGAAGGTCTGGCCCGTTCCTCGGGCGATGAGCGCTTCGCGTGGGACAGCTACCGCCGGTTCATCCAGATGTACGGCTCGGTCGTGATGGGCGTGCCCCACCACCATTTCGAGGACGTGCTCGAGCAGTTCAAGCGCGCCAGCAAGGTGGAAGATGATACCGCCATCACCGCCGGACAGTGGCGTACGATCGTGGTCGATTATCATCACATCATCACCACCCATACCGGCACCGCATTCCCCACCAGTCCGCAGGACCAGCTGTGGGGCGCGATCGGCGCCGTGCTCGGGTCGTGGATGAACCCGCGCGCCAATACGTACCGCAAGCTGCATGAGATCCCGGCCTCGTGGGGGACGGCGGTCAACGTGCAGTCCATGGTGTTCGGCAACATGGGTGATGACTGTGCCACCGGCGTGTGCTTCACCCGCGACCCGTCAACGGGTGAGAACATCTTCTACGGTGAATACCTGATCAACGCGCAGGGCGAGGACGTGGTGGCGGGCATCCGCACACCGCAGCCCATGGCCTGTGCGCGTGCCGAAGCCGGCCAGCACCCGATGGAGACCGCCCTTCCGCAGGCCTATGGCGAACTGCTGCGCGTGCGCTCCATACTGGAGACCCATTACAAGGACATGCAGGACATCGAATTCACCGTCCAGCGCAACGTCCTGTACATTCTCCAGACCCGCAACGGCAAGCGCACGGCGGCTGCGGCGCTCAAGATCGCCATCGACATGGCGCGCGAAGGTCTGATCACGCAGGAAGAAGCCATCCAGCGCGTGCCCGCCGCATCGCTTGACCAGCTGCTGCATCCCACGCTTGACCCCAGGGCCGAGCGCGTGCAGCTGACCCGTGGCCTGCCCGCATCACCCGGTGCGGCTGCCGGTGCCGTGGTGTTCACGGCGGAGGAATGCGAAGCCCGCGCGGCGAAGGGGGAGGACGTGATCCTCGTCCGTATCGAGACCTCGCCCGAGGACGTGCACGGCATGCACGCAGCCCGTGGCGTGCTGACCACCCGTGGCGGCATGACCTCGCACGCCGCCGTGGTGGCGCGCGGCATGGGCCGCGTATGCGTGGCGGGCGCAGGCAGTATCCATGTCGATTACGCGGCAGGCACCATGACGGTCGGCCCGCATACCGTGGCGCAGGGCGAATGGATCACGCTCGATGGCGGGACGGGCGCGGTCTACCTGGGGCGCGTGCCCACCATCGAACCCGTGCTGTCGGATGATTTCAACACGCTCATGGGCTGGGCGGACGCCGTGCGCCGCCTGGGCGTGCGTGCCAATGCCGAAACGCCGGATGACGCGCGCACCGCACGCCGTTTTGGCGCGGAGGGGATTGGCTTGGCCCGGACCGAGCACATGTTCTTCGGCCCCGACCGCATCGGCTTTGTCCGCCAGATGATCATCGCCGATGAGGAAAGCGTGCGCCAGAAGGCCATTGCCGCCCTGCTGCCGTTCCAGCGCGATGATTTTGCCAGCCTGTTCCGCATCATGGCCGGGTTGCCGGTCACGGTGCGCCTGCTTGACCCGCCGCTGCATGAATTCCTGCCGCATGCCGACGCCGAGATGGCCGAGGTCGCACAGGCGCTGGGTAAAAGCGTTGACGACGTGCGTGCCCGCTGCGCCGCACTGGCGGAAACCAATCCGATGCTGGGCCACCGTGGCTGCCGCCTTGGTCTGACCAGCCCGGAAATCTATGCCATGCAGGTCCGTGCACTGATCCAGGCGGCGGTGCTGGTGGAAAAGGAACTGGGCAGGCCCATCCACCCCGAGATCATGATCCCGCTGGTGGCGACAAAGGCCGAACTGGCCACCACCCGCCGTGCCGCCGAGGACGAGATCGCCCGCGTGCTGCAGGAGGAAGGGACAAACCTCAACTACTCCATCGGCACCATGATCGAACTGCCCCGTGCCGCCCTGCAGGCGGACCAGATCGCGGAATATGCCGATTTCTTCTCGTTTGGTACCAACGACCTGACCCAGACCACGTTTGGCCTGTCGCGTGATGATGCGGGTTCGTTCCTGCCGTACTACGTTGATCACGGCCTGCTGCCGCGCGACCCGTTCGTGTCCATCGACCGTGATGGCGTGGGCGCGCTTGTGCGCCTTGGGGTGGAGAGGGGGCGGCAGACCGCCCCTGACCTGAAGCTGGGCATCTGTGGCGAGCATGGTGGTGACCCGGATTCCATCGCGTTCTTTGATGAAGTCGGGCTGGATTATGTCTCGTGCTCGCCCTTCCGCGTGCCCGTGGCCCGCCTGGCGGCGGCACAGGCCGCGCTGGCCACGCGCCAGAAGACCACCAGCCCGGCCTGA
- a CDS encoding pyruvate, water dikinase regulatory protein, which produces MSSPPIILHLVSEATGQALEAVMRACGAQFQDAEFAPRNWNLVRTRVQVARVLTGIRDEPGPVLSSLTSPDLQTMLRVGCARIGVQVKNILDGTIHFLEQQTGIVAERHPGGQYVMDESYRRRIDAMQYVIAHDDGQKATDLAKADVILVGVSRTSKTPTCFYLANRGIRAANIPLVPHAPLPAELADFPGLVVGLTIDPYTLLEIRRSRVGMMLPGRSMATPGMSETSVKPYIDPQNVQEELNWARRLCARYRWPVINVTHRSVEETAAAIIDMLEHDGVAGR; this is translated from the coding sequence ATGAGCAGTCCGCCAATCATTCTGCATCTTGTATCCGAAGCGACAGGCCAGGCGCTGGAAGCTGTCATGCGTGCCTGTGGCGCGCAGTTTCAGGATGCGGAATTCGCCCCGCGTAACTGGAACCTTGTCCGTACGCGCGTGCAGGTCGCACGTGTGCTGACGGGGATCAGGGATGAGCCGGGGCCTGTGCTGTCATCGCTGACCTCGCCCGATCTGCAGACCATGCTGCGGGTGGGATGCGCGCGCATCGGGGTGCAGGTCAAGAATATCCTTGATGGCACCATCCATTTTTTGGAACAGCAGACCGGAATCGTGGCCGAACGCCACCCCGGCGGCCAGTATGTGATGGATGAGAGCTATCGCCGCCGGATTGATGCGATGCAGTATGTCATCGCCCATGATGACGGGCAGAAGGCCACCGATCTTGCAAAGGCGGACGTGATCCTTGTGGGTGTGTCACGCACATCCAAGACCCCAACCTGCTTCTACCTTGCCAACCGGGGTATCCGGGCGGCCAACATCCCGCTGGTTCCGCATGCGCCATTGCCAGCGGAACTGGCGGATTTTCCGGGTCTTGTGGTGGGGCTGACGATCGATCCCTATACCCTGCTGGAAATACGGCGCTCACGGGTGGGCATGATGCTGCCGGGCCGGTCCATGGCTACGCCCGGCATGTCGGAAACATCGGTCAAACCCTATATCGACCCCCAGAACGTGCAGGAAGAACTGAACTGGGCGCGTCGCCTGTGCGCCCGGTACAGATGGCCGGTCATAAACGTGACCCACCGTTCGGTGGAGGAAACGGCGGCTGCCATCATTGACATGCTTGAACATGATGGTGTGGCCGGCCGGTAG
- a CDS encoding bacterioferritin-associated ferredoxin, translating to MFVCSCNMLTDTDVEAAVKNGAVRPKEVYESKGCRAQCGNCVPGVVCLLRQMVRQGRMAVPEAAHMGAQMNAV from the coding sequence ATGTTTGTCTGCTCCTGCAATATGCTGACCGACACCGATGTGGAAGCCGCCGTGAAAAACGGGGCTGTAAGACCAAAGGAAGTTTATGAATCAAAGGGATGCCGCGCCCAGTGCGGCAATTGCGTGCCCGGTGTGGTCTGCCTGCTGCGGCAGATGGTCCGTCAGGGCCGCATGGCCGTGCCGGAGGCCGCGCATATGGGGGCGCAGATGAATGCAGTCTGA
- a CDS encoding D-2-hydroxyacid dehydrogenase — protein sequence MTRSPPAPISHIFAAHEYYDIRAELEKRPGALPCTQVDTFAQLEQIVPEAEVLVVSMLWQNSLLERAPKLRLIQSISSGVEQFDLDRLKERGIRLCNARGANASAVAEHALALLLNLARRLYEARDNQNRARWSGTGTDQRPRLRELTGSTVLIIGMGSIGDQLARLCLALGLQVSGMRHSPRPLDVPGVTQVDAAGLHAAISQADYIVLTCPLTEQTTGLMNQAAFAAMKPDACLINVARGRVVEEAALVDALRAGRIRGAAIDTYATEPLPPQSPLWTLPNLVMTSHVAGETQFYERNVVDILLQNITAIETGGTLVNQII from the coding sequence ATGACCCGTTCCCCTCCCGCACCGATCAGCCATATCTTTGCCGCCCACGAATATTATGACATCAGGGCCGAGCTGGAAAAACGTCCCGGCGCCCTGCCCTGCACCCAGGTCGACACGTTCGCTCAGCTGGAGCAGATTGTGCCGGAGGCGGAAGTGCTGGTGGTGTCCATGCTGTGGCAAAACAGCCTGCTGGAACGCGCCCCCAAACTCCGGCTGATCCAGTCAATCAGTTCCGGCGTGGAACAGTTCGATCTGGACAGGCTGAAAGAACGCGGCATCCGCCTGTGCAACGCACGCGGCGCCAACGCATCCGCCGTAGCGGAACATGCGCTTGCACTCCTGCTCAATCTGGCACGGCGCCTGTATGAAGCACGCGACAACCAGAACAGGGCCCGCTGGTCCGGCACGGGAACGGACCAGCGCCCGCGCCTGCGTGAACTGACCGGCAGCACGGTCCTGATCATCGGCATGGGCAGCATCGGGGACCAACTGGCACGACTGTGCCTGGCATTGGGCCTGCAGGTCAGCGGCATGCGCCACAGCCCGCGCCCGCTTGATGTACCGGGCGTGACACAGGTCGATGCCGCTGGCCTGCATGCGGCCATAAGCCAGGCGGACTACATTGTCCTGACCTGCCCCCTGACGGAGCAGACTACCGGGCTGATGAACCAGGCCGCCTTTGCCGCCATGAAGCCCGATGCGTGCCTGATCAACGTCGCGCGCGGGCGCGTGGTGGAAGAAGCCGCACTGGTCGATGCCCTGCGCGCCGGGCGCATCCGTGGTGCCGCCATTGATACCTATGCCACCGAACCCCTGCCCCCGCAGTCCCCGCTCTGGACGCTTCCCAATCTGGTCATGACCAGCCATGTCGCGGGGGAGACACAGTTCTACGAACGCAATGTCGTTGATATCCTGCTCCAGAACATCACGGCCATCGAGACGGGGGGCACGCTGGTCAACCAGATCATCTGA